Proteins from a single region of Methanobacteriaceae archaeon:
- a CDS encoding winged helix-turn-helix transcriptional regulator — protein sequence MRKLLWWLIAGSSGGPNRARIIRALNQRPYNANQLSEALNLNYKTIRHHIKVLEENNIITSAGKQKYGEMYFLTDKMEENYETFQEIWEEININ from the coding sequence ATGAGAAAGCTGCTTTGGTGGTTAATAGCTGGTTCATCTGGTGGGCCTAATCGTGCCCGAATAATCCGAGCATTAAACCAAAGACCCTATAATGCTAATCAGCTTTCAGAGGCCTTAAATTTGAATTATAAGACTATAAGACATCACATTAAGGTCTTAGAAGAGAATAATATTATAACCTCTGCGGGCAAGCAGAAGTATGGTGAAATGTACTTTTTAACGGATAAAATGGAAGAAAATTACGAAACATTTCAGGAGATATGGGAAGAAATAAATATAAATTAA
- a CDS encoding MBL fold metallo-hydrolase: protein MIKMGDVIVIEGMGYDSNVYIFEDIIVDTGTGQNMDYIEKSIKEAGSSVDDLSLIVNTHNHYDHIGGNQYLDLDVSMHTIDAVAIERGDQDAILAHMFGRSIEKMEVTHKLDEGDKIHDFEVLLTPGHTSGSICLYNGETLISGDTVFSGGGFGRVDLGGSMDEMRKSLERLSKLDIKYLLPGHGPAVNHGSRHVKLAYEISKGYY, encoded by the coding sequence TTGATAAAAATGGGCGATGTTATTGTAATTGAGGGGATGGGATACGATTCTAATGTTTACATCTTTGAGGACATCATAGTGGATACAGGAACCGGTCAGAACATGGATTACATCGAGAAATCCATTAAAGAAGCAGGCAGCAGTGTGGATGATCTTTCACTCATTGTGAACACTCATAATCATTATGATCACATCGGAGGAAATCAATACCTGGATCTGGATGTGTCCATGCACACTATTGATGCAGTGGCAATTGAACGAGGTGATCAGGACGCCATACTGGCCCATATGTTCGGAAGATCCATAGAAAAAATGGAAGTGACTCATAAACTGGATGAAGGCGATAAGATACACGACTTCGAAGTTTTACTAACACCAGGCCATACCTCTGGAAGCATATGTCTATACAATGGTGAAACTCTCATCTCAGGGGACACAGTTTTTTCAGGTGGAGGTTTCGGCAGAGTGGATCTGGGTGGTAGTATGGATGAAATGAGGAAATCCTTGGAAAGATTGAGTAAACTGGACATCAAATATTTACTTCCAGGGCACGGTCCTGCAGTTAACCATGGATCGAGGCATGTTAAACTGGCTTATGAGATTTCTAAAGGATATTATTAG
- a CDS encoding metal-dependent hydrolase, translating into MDLFTHFIVPFAILVFLKFKDTKDRLSGAFGGISVDFDFIIFAIGFLAPELFIFTHRGITHSFIFGFITAIIFIFIISRPKVHGLINYVLKRNVKVEFNLRSLGLAYFGVLTHLSLDFLTTGGIPLLFPFSLTRFSANLYYYTDMATTIVALAVLVILYLRIDFKYKKIALAAFMIMLISLGGIRACEKMDALQSQSISNSYTHITAYPTPDIFTWTMVESDGNGRYQVFTYNTLEKKSSNWRELNNLTINNGSYESAKKAMKYADNLPEVVKFKWTSPYTAINVTKMEGGWNITYYDFIGFHYGIKELNVLVSENQI; encoded by the coding sequence ATGGATCTATTTACCCACTTCATTGTTCCCTTTGCCATTTTAGTCTTTTTAAAATTCAAAGACACAAAAGATAGGTTATCAGGCGCTTTCGGAGGTATATCTGTTGATTTTGATTTTATAATCTTCGCAATAGGATTTCTTGCCCCCGAACTATTTATTTTCACCCACCGGGGAATAACCCACAGTTTCATCTTCGGATTTATAACTGCAATTATTTTTATTTTCATAATTTCAAGGCCAAAGGTACATGGTCTGATAAATTATGTGTTAAAAAGAAATGTTAAGGTAGAATTTAACTTGCGCAGTTTAGGATTAGCATACTTTGGAGTTTTAACCCATCTTTCCCTGGACTTTTTAACCACTGGAGGAATACCACTCCTATTCCCATTTTCTCTTACTCGGTTTTCTGCCAACCTATACTACTACACCGATATGGCCACAACCATAGTGGCCCTGGCAGTTCTGGTGATACTTTACCTCCGCATAGATTTTAAATATAAAAAGATTGCCCTAGCTGCATTTATGATAATGTTAATTTCATTGGGAGGTATTAGAGCCTGCGAAAAAATGGATGCCCTTCAGAGCCAGAGCATCAGCAACAGTTACACCCATATAACTGCCTATCCCACCCCTGATATTTTCACCTGGACTATGGTAGAAAGTGATGGAAATGGCAGATACCAGGTTTTCACCTATAATACCCTGGAAAAGAAGTCCTCTAATTGGAGGGAATTGAATAATCTCACCATCAACAATGGGAGCTATGAATCAGCAAAAAAAGCCATGAAATATGCGGATAACCTCCCAGAAGTTGTGAAATTCAAATGGACGTCACCATATACTGCAATCAATGTAACCAAAATGGAGGGAGGATGGAATATAACCTATTATGACTTTATTGGATTTCATTATGGAATAAAGGAGTTAAACGTGCTGGTATCTGAAAATCAGATATAA
- a CDS encoding isocitrate lyase/phosphoenolpyruvate mutase family protein gives MNKSKLLRDLILDKETLIMPNAYDPISAMMIEKSGFKAVQCSGYSFSIRAGYSKESDVTLEENLDWTRRIVNAVDVPVMADAEDGYGDAETIIETVQRFMDTGVAGMNIEDQIMGGSGPLQILDEELMVEKIMVARETAIAEGNPDLVINGRTDALKSTPDRDESLNLAIERANAYLDAGATLAFITYTATLDEAMTITREVKGPVTIAAGMPYNIQNFSISDLEKIGVARISLPTLLMYSSLKAMEKSLSHVHEDNMGEMLEEDDLFSTDNLNNLLN, from the coding sequence TTGAACAAAAGCAAGTTATTAAGAGATTTAATTTTAGATAAAGAAACCCTAATCATGCCCAATGCCTATGATCCTATAAGTGCCATGATGATCGAGAAATCAGGGTTTAAAGCGGTTCAATGTTCCGGTTACAGCTTTTCTATTCGTGCTGGTTACTCAAAGGAGAGCGATGTAACTCTGGAAGAGAACCTGGATTGGACCCGTCGAATAGTAAATGCAGTGGATGTGCCAGTGATGGCGGATGCTGAAGATGGATATGGTGATGCTGAAACTATCATAGAAACCGTTCAAAGGTTTATGGATACAGGGGTAGCGGGAATGAATATTGAAGACCAGATAATGGGAGGATCAGGCCCTTTGCAGATTCTCGATGAGGAACTGATGGTGGAGAAGATCATGGTGGCCAGGGAAACTGCTATAGCCGAAGGAAACCCTGATCTGGTTATAAACGGCCGCACTGATGCATTGAAATCTACTCCTGACCGGGATGAATCTTTGAATCTTGCCATTGAACGAGCCAATGCTTATCTTGATGCAGGTGCTACCCTTGCATTCATAACTTATACTGCAACATTGGACGAAGCAATGACTATTACCCGGGAAGTCAAAGGTCCTGTAACTATTGCCGCGGGAATGCCCTATAACATCCAGAACTTCAGTATTTCGGATTTGGAAAAAATTGGTGTGGCCAGGATTAGTTTACCCACCTTACTTATGTATTCCAGTTTAAAAGCCATGGAAAAATCTCTTTCGCACGTCCATGAAGATAACATGGGTGAAATGCTGGAAGAAGATGATTTATTTTCCACTGATAATTTGAATAATTTGTTAAATTAA
- a CDS encoding DUF3221 domain-containing protein, translated as MKVITLFAILVVLMMGVVYGVMFATGEEKADMNGVIIGVCQANPQNENNTFNAILVEGTVAGNSQTHNLSVRINNDTVILKKDGNKRENASFTDLKSGGKVAVMFTGPFIKSYPPQTTAKQIIILQ; from the coding sequence ATGAAAGTCATAACCTTGTTTGCAATATTGGTGGTGTTGATGATGGGTGTTGTATATGGGGTTATGTTTGCAACTGGGGAAGAAAAGGCAGACATGAATGGTGTAATAATTGGAGTTTGCCAGGCCAATCCTCAAAATGAAAATAACACATTTAATGCAATTTTAGTGGAGGGAACAGTTGCTGGTAACAGCCAAACACACAATTTATCTGTTAGAATAAATAATGACACAGTTATTCTTAAAAAGGATGGGAATAAACGTGAAAATGCATCTTTCACTGACCTCAAGTCAGGGGGAAAAGTAGCAGTCATGTTCACCGGACCATTCATAAAATCATATCCTCCTCAGACTACAGCTAAACAAATAATCATTCTTCAATAG
- a CDS encoding RibD family protein, protein MIPWVILYNAMSLDGRITGFNADVELYYELATELDVDAVLMGSNTVLTGFGVKAGETVEEAEDAFKPRKKDAADDRPLLVVPDSRGKIRIWSELLKMPYIKDVLVLCSRSTPSEYLDFLDERYIDYLVVGYQRVDLEAALDELNTNFGVKKLRVDSGGILNGALLREGLADEVHLLIHPELVGGTTPNSIFQAPDLEENDVPIKLYLDNMEKVKGDIIYLKYKVFNEKLK, encoded by the coding sequence ATGATACCATGGGTTATTTTATATAATGCAATGAGTTTAGATGGTAGAATCACAGGTTTCAATGCAGATGTGGAATTATACTATGAATTAGCAACTGAATTGGATGTTGATGCAGTTTTAATGGGTAGCAATACTGTTTTAACCGGGTTCGGTGTCAAAGCTGGTGAAACTGTAGAAGAAGCTGAAGATGCCTTCAAACCTAGAAAGAAGGATGCTGCAGATGACCGGCCGTTGCTGGTGGTTCCAGATAGTCGGGGAAAGATTCGTATCTGGAGCGAACTTTTAAAAATGCCATATATCAAGGATGTGCTGGTTTTATGCAGCCGTTCCACTCCTTCAGAGTATCTGGATTTTCTGGATGAGCGTTATATTGATTATTTGGTGGTGGGATATCAGCGGGTTGATTTGGAAGCTGCCCTGGATGAACTTAACACCAATTTTGGGGTGAAAAAGTTAAGGGTTGACAGTGGTGGGATTCTTAATGGTGCTCTGTTGAGGGAGGGTTTGGCTGATGAAGTACATCTATTGATCCATCCTGAGTTGGTAGGTGGCACAACACCCAATTCAATTTTCCAGGCACCGGATCTGGAGGAGAATGATGTTCCGATTAAGTTATATTTGGATAATATGGAAAAAGTAAAGGGTGATATCATATATTTGAAGTATAAGGTCTTTAATGAAAAGTTAAAATAA
- a CDS encoding DUF362 domain-containing protein, whose protein sequence is MVVVEHYGKGNLVDSDLGKKNTDSQGSPVCGARMDALEGYTEIPELLQRFINHDDQSAWATIVKKIDYIYDHVDYSLSSLDMETDFVSEIQSQIKSGKKLLFKPNLVGPQVIDQDTHGEDLGAPVCTDWSVIAALMRWFHDKLNIDYYQMALGEASTSSLLIGKVYSLKSGKTVTTEAVFEGRCGDFYGGWGFYFVRKYLKEHHPSSHTDDPMNGYEDSIKGRYLEPGKAQDRLMVYDLNKVGEDPSRGRTVPVPGGENFKNITLHKAVVGGDPQNTDDIKDYPGCVLINVPKMKIHAQDLITNAIKNLGIGLYPTECPSSSIKSSNSWEYAMPATENPTFKGKLPHMPWVAEIDEDTNLPIMDENGAYLVTKTGGMKATQADVIKAVQNQGVFMVHVSDCLHMINLNHNPEGIAVRIPEGYIWSSLDCVALDLLCARYCFKTVPMSEGIKLKEENNWNTEFVRHVPVAKIDGKNIKTEEGLDSPLFRYNLYEYAEKRGIGQQKYFVTGWDSVTSTPLTSMAGHLGRIENEKFVELMTKTMYYNPSCMLWDMQKTILSYAEANDQLTGTSIFKEFMDGFDENHDGIIDYDENGRKGIWTPGFSIMSYALHMMITEDFGAIKGPFYQNANFYLKNGNAKWNPQGHDFAQEYVQVGIATMAYEMSKSETQSEDPFVSGMKWGNGLWPSWELAKHTMLSSSIYGASTPDKITINSLYGLAFSYADKTGNEGLYTGSVDQGESDPEALNAYFNAVSKGADLLDFILYVPQGWGSLGNAKIPNVEETSDPDKIFTAHFNQGQEVW, encoded by the coding sequence ATGGTTGTAGTTGAACATTATGGGAAAGGAAATCTTGTAGATTCAGATCTGGGGAAGAAAAATACTGATTCACAAGGATCACCCGTTTGCGGTGCCAGAATGGATGCTCTAGAGGGTTATACAGAAATTCCAGAATTGCTTCAAAGGTTTATTAACCATGATGATCAATCTGCCTGGGCAACAATTGTTAAAAAAATCGACTACATTTATGACCATGTTGATTACTCCCTGAGTTCCCTTGATATGGAGACGGATTTCGTCTCAGAAATACAATCACAGATAAAATCAGGTAAAAAATTGTTGTTTAAGCCTAACCTGGTTGGTCCTCAGGTTATTGATCAGGATACGCATGGTGAAGATCTGGGCGCTCCTGTATGTACGGACTGGTCAGTGATTGCTGCCTTGATGAGATGGTTCCACGACAAATTAAACATTGATTACTACCAGATGGCTTTAGGTGAAGCCTCCACCTCTTCACTTCTTATTGGAAAGGTATATAGTCTTAAATCAGGAAAAACGGTAACCACCGAAGCAGTTTTTGAAGGCAGATGTGGAGATTTTTATGGAGGTTGGGGTTTCTATTTTGTCCGCAAATACCTTAAAGAGCATCATCCCTCCTCTCATACTGATGATCCTATGAATGGCTATGAAGATAGTATAAAAGGCAGATATCTTGAACCTGGTAAAGCCCAGGATCGGCTGATGGTCTATGATCTAAACAAAGTGGGGGAAGATCCATCCAGGGGGAGAACAGTGCCTGTTCCTGGAGGAGAGAATTTCAAGAATATCACATTGCATAAAGCAGTTGTTGGGGGCGATCCTCAAAATACTGATGATATAAAAGATTACCCTGGATGTGTTTTGATAAATGTTCCTAAAATGAAAATCCATGCCCAGGACCTTATCACAAACGCCATCAAAAACCTGGGTATAGGCCTTTATCCAACTGAATGTCCTTCAAGCTCAATTAAAAGCAGTAATTCATGGGAATATGCAATGCCTGCCACAGAGAATCCAACTTTTAAAGGTAAACTACCACATATGCCATGGGTAGCGGAAATAGATGAAGATACTAACTTACCCATTATGGATGAAAATGGAGCATACCTAGTTACCAAAACCGGGGGAATGAAAGCAACCCAGGCGGATGTAATCAAAGCAGTGCAAAACCAGGGAGTTTTCATGGTACATGTTTCTGATTGCCTGCACATGATCAATCTTAACCATAATCCAGAGGGTATTGCAGTTAGAATCCCTGAAGGATATATCTGGTCTTCCCTAGATTGTGTTGCATTGGATCTTTTATGTGCACGGTACTGCTTCAAAACAGTTCCCATGTCTGAAGGAATAAAACTCAAAGAAGAAAATAACTGGAATACTGAGTTCGTTCGACACGTTCCAGTGGCTAAAATAGATGGAAAAAACATAAAAACTGAAGAAGGACTTGATTCACCACTTTTCAGGTATAATCTCTATGAATATGCTGAAAAAAGAGGAATAGGACAGCAAAAATACTTTGTTACCGGTTGGGATAGTGTGACCAGCACTCCCTTAACTTCAATGGCCGGTCATCTGGGCAGAATTGAGAATGAAAAATTCGTTGAACTAATGACTAAAACCATGTACTATAATCCCAGTTGCATGCTATGGGATATGCAAAAAACTATTTTAAGCTATGCAGAAGCAAACGATCAATTAACAGGAACCTCAATTTTCAAAGAATTCATGGATGGTTTTGACGAAAACCATGATGGGATTATTGATTATGATGAGAATGGACGGAAAGGTATTTGGACTCCAGGATTCAGCATAATGTCCTATGCATTGCATATGATGATTACAGAAGATTTTGGAGCTATTAAAGGGCCTTTTTATCAGAATGCGAATTTCTATCTTAAAAATGGAAATGCAAAATGGAATCCCCAGGGACATGATTTTGCCCAGGAATACGTGCAAGTAGGAATTGCTACCATGGCCTATGAAATGTCAAAATCCGAAACCCAAAGTGAAGATCCATTTGTATCAGGCATGAAATGGGGAAATGGCTTGTGGCCGAGCTGGGAGCTTGCAAAACATACCATGTTATCCAGTTCCATATATGGTGCCTCAACCCCAGATAAAATCACCATCAACTCCCTTTATGGGCTGGCATTCAGTTATGCAGATAAAACTGGAAATGAAGGCTTATACACTGGGAGTGTTGATCAGGGTGAATCTGATCCGGAAGCCTTAAATGCATACTTTAATGCAGTTTCTAAAGGAGCAGATCTTTTAGATTTTATTCTATATGTTCCCCAGGGATGGGGGAGCCTTGGAAATGCTAAAATTCCTAATGTAGAAGAAACCAGTGATCCAGACAAAATATTCACGGCTCATTTTAACCAAGGTCAGGAAGTATGGTAA
- a CDS encoding transglutaminase domain-containing protein has translation MLNLIQKDDLKEYTRSSKWLDYENPEIQKKALELSSDLDRLEMVKTIYHYVRDEIDHSMDSGQDVVTFKASEVLKEGHGTCFAKSNLLAALLRFMEIPTGFCYQRLVHEDGYLVHGLNAVFIREKWVRIDARGNYKGIDAQFSMDKEKLAFPIQDDGEEDYPYIYSIPDSRVTKVMVSSKSVEDAYKNIPTVLTF, from the coding sequence ATGCTTAATTTAATACAAAAAGATGATTTAAAAGAGTATACGCGATCTTCTAAATGGTTAGACTATGAAAATCCTGAAATACAGAAAAAAGCCCTGGAACTATCCTCGGATTTAGATAGGCTGGAAATGGTGAAAACTATTTACCACTATGTTCGGGATGAGATAGATCATTCCATGGACTCCGGACAGGATGTGGTAACATTCAAGGCTTCAGAGGTCTTAAAAGAAGGTCATGGCACATGTTTCGCTAAATCTAACTTATTAGCCGCTCTTTTAAGGTTTATGGAAATTCCGACTGGATTTTGCTACCAAAGATTGGTTCATGAAGATGGATATCTAGTTCATGGCCTAAACGCAGTTTTTATCAGGGAAAAATGGGTTCGAATAGATGCTCGGGGAAACTATAAGGGTATTGATGCCCAGTTTTCCATGGATAAAGAGAAATTAGCTTTTCCTATTCAGGATGACGGAGAAGAAGATTATCCTTATATTTACAGCATTCCTGATAGCAGGGTTACAAAAGTAATGGTCAGTTCCAAAAGTGTTGAAGACGCCTATAAAAATATTCCAACAGTCTTGACTTTTTAG